The Spirochaetota bacterium genome segment TTAATTTCATCTTCTTCAATTTCAGGTAAAACAACAACAGAAACAGCTGATGTGTGTATCCTTCCTGATGCTTCTGTTTCTGGAACTCTTTGAACTCTATGAACACCCGCTTCATATTTTAAAAAAGAATAAACATTTTCGCCCCTAATATTAAATATGATTTCCTTAAAACCACCAAGTCCTGTTTCATTCATTGAAATAATTTCAGTTTTCCAATTTTTCCTTTCAGCATACCTTGAATACATCCTGAAAAGATCAGCAGCAAAAAGTGCAGCCTCTTCCCCTCCAGTTCCAGCCCTAATTTCCATTATTACATTTCTTTTTAGGTTTTCATCCTTAGGAATAAGTAAATATTTTATTTCTTCTACTATATTTTCAATATTTTTTTCAGCTTGAGCAAGCTCCTCTTTCGCAAGCTCAACTATTTCTTTATCATTTTCCCTTGAAATAATATCTTTTGCTTCTAAAATAGATTTTTTGAGATTAAAATATATTTTTATTTTTTCTACAACTTCTTCCATTGATGATTTTTTTTTTGATAATTCTCTATAATTAGATTGATTTGATACTATTTCTGGTAAAGAAAGTTTATCTATTATTTCATTATATGAATTAAGAATCTCTTGCAGTTTTTTCTCAAATAAATCTTCCATATTATAAAAACCCCTAACACTTTTAATAGTAAATAATAATAATTAATACCCCCGAGACGGCTCGAACGTCCGACCCGCAGTTTAGGAAACTGCTGCTCTATCCTGCTGAGCTACGGGGGCTTTATATTTGTAATCTCTTTTTTTATATCAGAAAATTAAGGTTTGTCAAATTAACATATTTAATAGCAATAGAAAATTAATAAATTTATAGAAATTTTATTAAATATTTTTATAAATCTCTTCAATTAGTTCATTAACTGAAAATGGTTTAAAAATAATAGGAATTTTTTTTTCTTTTATTTCCCTAGCTAATCTTGTATTTATATATCCGGTCATAAAAATAATTTTTACATCTTTTTTCAATTCTTTAATTTTTAAATATAAATTCCATCCATCTATATCAGGTAAAATTAAATCTATTAAATAAAGATCAAAATCTTCATTTTCTAACACATCAATAGCTTCCTTATAATTACATACAACTTTAATTTGGAAACCCTTTTTTAGAAGCGTTTTACAAAATACTTCAGATAATATTTTGTCATCCTCTATAAATAAAATTTTCTTTATTTCTTTCTGTATTATTTTACTTAAATCATCATCATTTATTAGATTTTGAAAGTCTTTAGAAGTTTTTTCATCTTTATAATTAGAATCAGATTTATAAGCATAAAAAAATAAAATAAATTCATTCCCTTTCTTAATATTTGAATTAATATGTATGAAACCATTTGATAATTTTATAATTTCTAATAGCTCTTTAAAAAGAATTTCTTCTTTTGATTCTAGCTCAAAGATTGAATAATTACTTATTTTTTTTATTAGTTCGTTTGATAATATCTTTCCATTATCTTTTATTCTAAAAACAACATAATTTGCAGGTTTTAATTTACCTGAAATTATATCAACATCAGATTCTACATTAATTTCAGTTACATCAAATTCAATAATTCTTTTTTCTCCATCAAAATACTCTTTATCATTAATATTTTTTATA includes the following:
- the prfA gene encoding peptide chain release factor 1, whose product is MEDLFEKKLQEILNSYNEIIDKLSLPEIVSNQSNYRELSKKKSSMEEVVEKIKIYFNLKKSILEAKDIISRENDKEIVELAKEELAQAEKNIENIVEEIKYLLIPKDENLKRNVIMEIRAGTGGEEAALFAADLFRMYSRYAERKNWKTEIISMNETGLGGFKEIIFNIRGENVYSFLKYEAGVHRVQRVPETEASGRIHTSAVSVVVLPEIEEDEIKIDPNDLKIDVFRASGAGGQHVNKTESAVRITHIPTGIVVTCQDEKSQIKNKARAMKILAARLNELEREKKELELAKERKEMIKTGDRSDKIRTYNFPQSRVTDHRINLTLYNLPKFMDGEIDEMIEALMVDEKERLLKQSSI